In Chondrinema litorale, a single window of DNA contains:
- a CDS encoding LysR family transcriptional regulator, with product MEIKFLRLIKTIAEEGSIANSSEKLFLTQSALSHQLRELENQMGFKVFHRTRNSWELTEEGNELYKIACNVIKSIEKGFDTIKQIRKGSNGKIKVSTECYSFYQDLPAFIEKMAILYPEIEVDLILEATHQPVSKVLSNEINIAIVTTKPADETLMSIEVYEDEVFAILHKENPLSKLEFLDVSHFSKIHLIIHSFPLETVSVYEQFLKPNSITPFKISAVPLTEVALEMVKANMGIMCMPKWALKSFKLSDQLNFKKIGINGFKRTHYLVIRKSDESKKYINDFLLNFEEQFQKDG from the coding sequence ATGGAAATTAAATTTTTAAGACTCATAAAAACAATCGCAGAAGAAGGGAGTATTGCTAACTCTTCTGAGAAATTATTCTTAACGCAATCTGCTTTAAGTCATCAACTTAGAGAGTTAGAAAATCAGATGGGTTTTAAAGTTTTCCATAGAACCCGAAATAGTTGGGAACTAACAGAAGAAGGCAATGAACTTTACAAAATAGCTTGTAATGTTATTAAGAGTATAGAAAAAGGTTTTGATACAATAAAACAGATTAGAAAGGGCTCTAATGGTAAAATTAAAGTAAGTACCGAATGCTACTCTTTTTATCAAGATTTACCTGCATTTATTGAGAAAATGGCCATATTGTATCCTGAAATTGAGGTTGATTTAATATTAGAAGCGACGCATCAACCTGTATCAAAAGTTTTGTCTAATGAGATAAATATTGCGATTGTTACTACAAAACCTGCTGATGAAACATTGATGAGCATAGAGGTGTATGAAGATGAAGTTTTTGCCATACTCCACAAAGAAAATCCATTAAGCAAATTAGAATTTTTAGATGTGAGTCATTTTTCCAAAATACATCTCATTATCCATTCTTTTCCACTCGAAACTGTTTCTGTGTATGAGCAGTTTTTAAAACCAAATAGCATTACGCCATTTAAAATTTCGGCGGTGCCATTAACCGAAGTAGCTCTTGAAATGGTAAAGGCAAACATGGGAATTATGTGTATGCCGAAATGGGCGCTAAAATCATTTAAACTATCTGATCAATTAAACTTTAAAAAGATTGGCATAAATGGTTTTAAAAGAACCCACTATCTGGTGATTAGAAAATCTGATGAGTCTAAAAAATACATCAACGATTTTCTATTAAACTTTGAAGAACAGTTTCAAAAAGATGGCTAA
- a CDS encoding SDR family oxidoreductase, which translates to MNKQKVAVVTGGAQGIGKAICEAFIKQGVSVCTIDIKENYYFVGDITDDSVLKSFAAKVISDYGKIDFLINNACLTKGGLNNCSYEDFNYVLRIGVSAPFLLTQLFTDHLNPGASIINISSTRHQMSQANTESYSAAKGGISALTHAMAVTLAGKARVNAISPGWIDTSNTQYEGADANQHPAGRVGNPADIVNAVMFLCDAKSSFITGQDITVDGGMTKLMIYHDDQGWSYNPEK; encoded by the coding sequence ATGAATAAACAGAAAGTAGCAGTTGTAACAGGTGGTGCTCAAGGTATTGGCAAGGCAATATGTGAGGCTTTTATTAAACAAGGTGTATCGGTTTGCACTATAGATATTAAAGAGAATTATTACTTTGTTGGTGACATTACAGACGATTCTGTATTAAAAAGTTTCGCGGCTAAAGTTATTTCTGATTATGGTAAAATTGATTTCTTAATCAATAATGCTTGTTTAACTAAAGGTGGCTTAAATAACTGCTCTTATGAAGATTTTAACTATGTTCTTCGCATTGGTGTCTCGGCGCCATTTCTCTTAACTCAATTATTTACAGACCATTTAAATCCCGGAGCAAGCATTATTAATATATCTTCTACGCGCCATCAAATGAGCCAGGCTAACACAGAAAGCTATTCGGCAGCTAAAGGTGGTATTAGTGCGCTTACGCATGCAATGGCTGTTACACTTGCTGGCAAAGCCAGAGTCAATGCAATCTCTCCCGGTTGGATAGATACTAGCAACACACAATACGAAGGTGCTGATGCCAACCAACATCCGGCTGGCCGCGTGGGGAATCCGGCAGACATTGTAAATGCAGTTATGTTTTTGTGTGATGCTAAAAGTAGCTTTATTACAGGGCAAGATATTACCGTAGATGGCGGAATGACAAAATTAATGATTTACCATGATGACCAAGGTTGGTCTTATAATCCGGAGAAATAA
- a CDS encoding GNAT family N-acetyltransferase produces the protein MEIRFAENKDIYAIIDLCKAHTAYEKADYNAENKAESLEKLLFATDSVLKCLVVEADKEIVGYATFTKQVSTWDADYYIYLDCLFIQEHARGNGIGKQIMFAIKDYACSVGCSAVQWQTPDFNKRAIKFYKELGATSKTKERFSWKFDL, from the coding sequence ATGGAAATACGATTTGCTGAAAATAAAGATATCTATGCGATAATAGACTTATGCAAAGCCCACACTGCGTATGAAAAAGCAGATTACAATGCTGAAAATAAAGCTGAGTCATTAGAAAAATTACTTTTTGCTACTGACTCAGTCTTAAAATGTTTGGTAGTTGAAGCAGACAAAGAAATAGTAGGCTATGCCACATTCACTAAACAGGTTTCTACTTGGGATGCAGACTACTACATTTATTTAGATTGTTTGTTTATACAAGAGCATGCAAGAGGAAATGGAATAGGTAAACAAATAATGTTTGCTATAAAAGATTATGCTTGTTCCGTAGGTTGTTCTGCAGTACAATGGCAAACCCCTGATTTTAATAAAAGAGCTATAAAGTTTTACAAGGAGCTTGGAGCCACTTCAAAAACTAAGGAAAGATTTTCTTGGAAATTTGATTTATAA
- a CDS encoding serine hydrolase domain-containing protein, which produces MQNYYFTLLLFFTFGVANAQENKKDYTEAFQLVEVWLDAQKDFDQLPGLTAIVVEDQEVLWSGAVGLANVEEDIEAKASTICSICSISKLFTSVAIMKLYDEGKLRLDDLVSDLLPAYQLEQKFPESGPITVRTLLTHSSGLPREAAYPYWTGPDFPFPTKEQVDSGLKNQETLYPASTYFQYSNLGLTLLGEIVEAVSGMPYDNYIQQNILEPLGLSDTRTELPEQLYGNELAYGYTSSLRDGSREKVNFFQAKGIKPAAGFSSNVLDLGKFASWQLRLRDTTTTEILKPSTLKYMQNVHWTDPNWETTWGLGFVVYKGANGNTWVGHGGSCPGYQTTLQIDLKNKRAFSVMINASGTNPTKYLRGINGIMSKTDSSKKESTKDLQEYVGYYSPQPWWSETYISTWNGKLVELDLPSDNPAESMTFYKHIEGDTFRRIRDDNELGEALIFERDKDGKITHFNRHGNLTKKMEK; this is translated from the coding sequence ATGCAAAACTACTATTTCACACTATTGCTCTTTTTTACCTTTGGTGTAGCTAATGCACAAGAAAATAAAAAGGATTACACAGAAGCATTTCAACTTGTAGAAGTTTGGTTAGATGCTCAAAAAGATTTCGATCAGCTACCGGGTTTAACTGCTATTGTTGTTGAAGATCAAGAAGTGTTATGGTCTGGCGCTGTAGGTTTAGCCAATGTTGAAGAAGACATAGAAGCAAAAGCAAGTACTATTTGCAGTATTTGTTCTATATCTAAGTTATTTACCTCAGTCGCAATCATGAAATTGTACGATGAAGGAAAGCTTCGCTTAGATGATTTAGTGAGCGATTTGTTGCCTGCTTATCAACTTGAGCAAAAGTTTCCAGAAAGTGGTCCAATCACTGTAAGAACATTATTAACTCATTCTTCTGGTCTTCCGAGAGAAGCGGCTTATCCTTATTGGACAGGTCCAGATTTTCCTTTTCCAACAAAAGAGCAAGTAGATTCTGGGTTAAAAAATCAAGAAACTTTATATCCTGCTTCCACTTATTTTCAATACAGTAATCTGGGTCTTACCCTTTTAGGAGAAATTGTAGAAGCAGTTTCTGGTATGCCTTATGATAATTATATACAACAAAATATACTGGAACCATTGGGACTTTCAGATACAAGAACTGAGCTTCCTGAGCAATTGTATGGTAATGAATTGGCTTATGGATATACTTCTAGTTTGAGAGATGGTAGCCGCGAAAAAGTTAATTTCTTTCAGGCTAAAGGCATTAAACCGGCGGCGGGCTTTTCATCTAATGTGCTAGATTTAGGCAAGTTTGCTTCTTGGCAATTGCGATTAAGAGATACAACTACAACGGAGATATTAAAACCATCAACTCTAAAATACATGCAAAATGTGCATTGGACAGACCCTAATTGGGAAACCACTTGGGGACTAGGTTTTGTGGTTTACAAAGGTGCAAATGGAAATACTTGGGTAGGGCATGGAGGAAGTTGCCCAGGTTACCAAACAACTTTGCAAATCGATTTAAAAAATAAGCGAGCCTTCTCTGTAATGATTAATGCAAGTGGAACAAACCCAACAAAATATCTAAGGGGTATTAATGGAATTATGAGCAAAACAGATTCATCTAAAAAAGAAAGCACAAAAGATTTACAAGAGTATGTGGGTTACTATAGTCCACAACCTTGGTGGAGCGAGACTTATATTTCTACATGGAATGGGAAATTGGTTGAGCTAGATTTACCATCAGACAATCCGGCGGAGTCAATGACATTTTACAAACACATAGAAGGTGACACCTTCCGCAGAATTAGAGACGACAATGAACTTGGTGAAGCTCTTATTTTCGAAAGAGACAAAGATGGCAAAATCACCCATTTTAATAGACATGGAAACCTCACAAAGAAAATGGAGAAATAA
- a CDS encoding 6-bladed beta-propeller, with product MRNYFLFAVALIVLSCTKKPNESIDNKLKTYSINNTSESVIPWNSLIQEIKFIPLETTPNSLVSEVDHLIIDNGNIYIQNFHNQVLQFSEDGKFKGQIGRKGRGPEEYLNVMDFQIRNNYVLILDSKSIRKYDTYGNYISKLTWGKAEDIQLYANRFCYFNDNKYYLWNSSLDGTPAEQDCYLLHQVTDGKITKSLLPTQFSGMANHRFYSMPNGNYHIRPTQYDNTVYELSADTLIKAYQIDFGENNVQIAKLKKGYSSEISDYNFDYINENKKWSRVHYYFAENKQFLFFNFTSFQKENDLSWALVNKETHKTYVTQKLLIDDVLPVSMIGTDLKTDQIIGIVTPQDILKALKRNANLFDNLILSKEDLAMLNQLKETDNVVLAKVRFK from the coding sequence ATGAGAAATTATTTTTTATTCGCTGTTGCCTTAATTGTTCTGAGTTGTACAAAGAAACCAAATGAGAGTATAGACAATAAGCTCAAAACATATTCAATAAATAATACTTCTGAGTCTGTTATTCCGTGGAATTCTCTTATTCAAGAAATCAAATTTATTCCTTTAGAAACTACACCGAACTCTTTAGTATCAGAAGTAGACCATCTCATTATTGACAATGGTAATATATATATTCAAAATTTCCATAATCAAGTTTTACAGTTTTCTGAGGATGGAAAATTTAAAGGCCAAATAGGGAGAAAGGGTAGAGGGCCTGAAGAGTATTTAAATGTAATGGATTTCCAGATAAGAAATAATTATGTTTTGATATTGGATAGCAAGTCAATTAGAAAATATGATACGTATGGAAATTATATTAGCAAACTAACTTGGGGGAAAGCAGAAGATATTCAGCTTTATGCTAACAGGTTTTGCTATTTTAACGACAACAAATACTACTTATGGAATTCCAGTTTAGATGGCACTCCAGCAGAGCAAGATTGCTATTTGTTGCATCAAGTCACAGATGGTAAAATAACTAAATCACTTTTGCCAACACAGTTTAGCGGTATGGCTAATCATCGATTTTATTCAATGCCTAATGGCAACTATCATATTAGACCTACGCAATACGATAATACAGTTTACGAACTGTCAGCAGATACTCTGATAAAAGCTTATCAAATTGATTTTGGAGAAAATAACGTACAGATAGCCAAGCTAAAAAAAGGCTATTCCTCAGAGATTTCTGATTATAATTTCGATTACATTAATGAGAACAAAAAGTGGTCGAGAGTTCATTATTATTTTGCCGAAAACAAACAGTTTCTGTTTTTCAATTTTACAAGCTTTCAGAAAGAAAATGATTTATCTTGGGCTTTGGTTAATAAAGAAACTCACAAAACTTATGTTACCCAAAAACTACTTATTGATGATGTTTTGCCCGTTTCTATGATAGGCACTGATCTTAAAACAGACCAGATAATAGGAATTGTTACGCCGCAAGATATCCTAAAAGCTTTAAAAAGAAATGCTAATTTGTTCGATAATTTAATACTTTCGAAAGAAGATTTAGCAATGTTAAATCAGCTAAAAGAAACAGATAATGTAGTATTGGCAAAAGTTAGATTTAAGTGA
- a CDS encoding HAD family hydrolase, whose translation MKNIKVVVFDLYNTLVEIKEPNNFFLNLYRSSHNGFGLDISAYTYLLMTKELDNLFELLPSEFKELYTERKEELEKELNSVVIYKEVYNVLEELSKNYRLFLISNLASPYKKPIFDNNLNKYFDDMIFSCDYGCLKPEQKIFKEVETLTANTPDEILMVGDSYKSDIVGAKQMAWNYLKVNRKSEVKEVFEISDLGEITSQIGIK comes from the coding sequence ATGAAGAATATTAAGGTAGTAGTTTTTGATTTGTATAATACATTGGTTGAGATTAAAGAGCCAAACAACTTCTTTTTAAACTTATATCGAAGTTCTCACAATGGTTTTGGTTTGGATATTTCTGCTTACACTTATCTACTGATGACGAAAGAACTGGACAACTTATTTGAGCTTTTGCCATCAGAGTTTAAAGAACTATATACTGAAAGAAAGGAAGAGTTAGAAAAGGAATTAAACTCAGTTGTGATTTACAAAGAAGTATATAATGTTTTGGAGGAGCTGAGTAAAAACTACAGGCTTTTTTTGATTTCCAATTTAGCATCACCATACAAGAAACCCATTTTCGATAACAATCTAAATAAGTACTTTGATGATATGATTTTTTCTTGTGATTATGGATGTTTAAAACCAGAGCAGAAGATTTTTAAAGAAGTAGAAACGCTAACAGCCAACACACCAGATGAGATATTAATGGTTGGAGATTCTTATAAATCAGATATTGTAGGCGCAAAACAAATGGCTTGGAATTATTTAAAAGTAAACAGGAAAAGCGAAGTAAAAGAGGTTTTTGAAATAAGTGATTTAGGGGAAATTACATCACAGATAGGAATAAAATAG
- a CDS encoding arylsulfatase, which yields MKKIIFTLLSGLFLIACNSKKQEQKPPNIIFFLADDLGYGEVGVYGQENIKTPNIDALAKNGMMFTQHYSGAPVCAPARYVFLTGKHLGHAYIRGNDEWNERGDVWNYEKVFADPTLEGQRPIPESTVTLGKVLQKVGYKTSVLGKWGLGAPQTEGVPNLQGFDYFYGYNCQRQAHNLYPSHLWEDTTKVLLKNALISPHTKLDSLADPYEEASYSKFTQEEYAPEMIQQKALSFIEENRDQPFFMYYASPLPHLPIQAPNEFVEKYRKQIGEEKPYKGDKGYFPNRYPRATYAAMISYLDFQLGELIETLKKQGIYDNTIIIFSSDNGPTYTGGVDFEYFESSAPFANGYGRTKGYVYEGGIRVPMIVSWPQHIKAGSKSEHVSAFYDLMPTICDITGVEAPKDIDGISFNPTLLNQEQPEHEFLYWEFPSYNGQQAVRMGKWKGIRKDIFDGNLTIELYDLETDIKEQNDVASQNPQIVEQIKAIMEQAHEPAENDKFKIKQLGDS from the coding sequence ATGAAAAAAATTATATTTACGCTTTTAAGTGGTCTTTTCCTTATAGCTTGTAATTCTAAAAAGCAAGAGCAAAAACCACCAAACATAATTTTTTTCTTAGCAGATGACCTTGGTTACGGCGAAGTAGGAGTGTATGGACAAGAAAATATTAAAACTCCAAACATAGATGCATTGGCTAAAAACGGAATGATGTTCACGCAACACTATTCTGGAGCGCCTGTTTGTGCACCAGCTCGGTATGTATTTTTAACTGGCAAGCATTTAGGGCATGCATATATTAGAGGGAACGATGAGTGGAACGAAAGAGGAGATGTTTGGAACTACGAAAAAGTATTTGCTGATCCTACGCTAGAAGGTCAAAGACCTATACCAGAAAGTACAGTTACACTGGGGAAAGTATTACAAAAAGTGGGATACAAAACCAGTGTTTTGGGTAAATGGGGTTTAGGTGCTCCACAAACAGAAGGTGTTCCCAATTTACAAGGCTTCGATTATTTTTATGGATATAATTGCCAGCGACAAGCACATAACCTTTATCCATCTCACCTGTGGGAAGATACAACAAAAGTATTACTCAAAAATGCATTAATTTCTCCTCACACAAAGCTAGATTCTTTGGCAGATCCTTATGAGGAAGCGAGTTATTCAAAGTTTACGCAAGAAGAGTATGCACCTGAAATGATTCAGCAAAAAGCTTTATCATTTATAGAAGAAAATAGAGATCAACCTTTCTTTATGTATTATGCTTCTCCATTGCCACACTTACCAATACAAGCACCTAATGAATTTGTAGAAAAGTATCGCAAACAGATTGGAGAAGAGAAACCATACAAAGGAGATAAGGGATATTTCCCGAATAGGTATCCAAGAGCGACTTATGCAGCTATGATTAGCTATTTGGATTTTCAATTAGGTGAGCTGATTGAAACACTCAAAAAACAGGGTATATATGACAATACCATTATTATTTTTTCTAGCGATAATGGTCCTACTTATACTGGCGGAGTTGACTTTGAGTACTTCGAAAGTTCTGCTCCATTTGCCAATGGTTATGGTCGCACAAAAGGCTACGTGTATGAGGGCGGCATTCGTGTACCTATGATAGTGAGTTGGCCACAACATATTAAAGCCGGAAGTAAAAGCGAGCATGTTTCGGCTTTTTACGATTTAATGCCGACCATTTGTGATATTACTGGTGTTGAGGCACCAAAGGATATTGATGGCATTAGTTTTAACCCAACTTTGCTCAACCAAGAGCAGCCAGAACATGAATTTTTATATTGGGAATTTCCAAGTTATAATGGGCAACAGGCAGTTAGAATGGGTAAGTGGAAAGGCATTAGAAAAGATATTTTTGATGGAAATCTAACAATCGAATTATACGATCTTGAAACTGATATTAAAGAGCAAAATGATGTAGCCAGCCAAAACCCTCAGATTGTAGAACAGATAAAAGCCATTATGGAACAAGCACACGAACCTGCAGAAAATGATAAGTTTAAAATTAAGCAATTGGGAGATTCGTAG
- a CDS encoding sensor histidine kinase, with protein sequence MEQLVKELLQYSRIGETRDLTLIDCSKLVSEVILDLNAQIIKANAQITVGHLPEIEGYETEIRQLFQNLLSNAIKFRKQDINPEIEITYNNANNEHTFSIKDNGIGIDFKFFENIFVIFKRLHVREKYEGTGIGLAHCKKIVELHGGKIWVESNLDKGSNFLFTL encoded by the coding sequence ATGGAGCAATTGGTAAAAGAGTTATTGCAATATTCGAGAATTGGCGAAACACGCGACCTTACTTTGATAGATTGTAGTAAATTAGTTTCAGAGGTTATTTTAGATTTAAATGCCCAAATTATTAAAGCAAATGCTCAAATTACAGTTGGTCATTTACCTGAAATTGAAGGTTATGAGACAGAAATTAGACAGCTTTTTCAAAACTTACTTAGCAATGCTATTAAGTTTAGGAAACAAGATATTAACCCAGAGATAGAAATAACATACAATAATGCTAATAACGAGCATACATTTTCCATAAAAGACAACGGGATTGGGATAGACTTCAAATTTTTCGAAAATATATTTGTAATATTTAAAAGGTTACATGTAAGAGAAAAATATGAAGGTACAGGAATAGGGCTAGCACACTGTAAAAAAATAGTAGAATTACATGGTGGTAAAATATGGGTTGAGTCCAATTTAGATAAAGGAAGCAATTTTTTATTTACATTATAA
- a CDS encoding helix-turn-helix domain-containing protein: MEEAYFLIEKASKRPTEIYLDLGFETLSHFSFTFKKQFGHTPTDLAESHRNAN; the protein is encoded by the coding sequence TTGGAAGAAGCTTACTTTTTAATTGAAAAGGCAAGTAAAAGACCTACAGAAATTTACCTTGATTTAGGATTCGAAACCTTGTCTCATTTTTCATTTACTTTTAAAAAACAATTTGGGCACACGCCTACCGATTTAGCAGAATCTCACAGAAATGCGAACTGA
- a CDS encoding rhodanese-like domain-containing protein codes for MQKQIEFYENKLAFEMDPSDLYDAFEKSTDYIAVDTRQAFGYEKEHIPSAINLPHREMTEESTKHLDKSKIYVCYCDGIGCNASTKGALKMSKLGFKVKELMGGIEWWKFDGYATEGSKPSKGSKFVCAC; via the coding sequence ATGCAGAAACAAATAGAATTCTACGAAAACAAATTGGCTTTTGAAATGGATCCGTCTGACCTTTACGATGCATTTGAGAAAAGTACTGATTATATAGCGGTTGATACTCGACAGGCATTTGGTTACGAAAAAGAACATATTCCATCGGCAATTAATCTCCCACACAGAGAGATGACTGAAGAAAGTACTAAGCATCTCGATAAATCTAAAATTTATGTGTGTTATTGTGATGGTATTGGCTGTAATGCTTCTACAAAAGGTGCTTTAAAAATGAGTAAACTGGGTTTTAAAGTAAAAGAGTTAATGGGAGGAATTGAATGGTGGAAATTCGATGGATATGCTACAGAAGGTTCAAAGCCAAGCAAAGGTTCTAAGTTTGTATGTGCCTGTTAA
- a CDS encoding PAS domain S-box protein gives MISTAIKDITKRKQAEEKFKRLLEAASDAMVIADNKGTIVLINERTQYLFGYAREELIGQKIEILIPDKYRMIHSHHRSNYARNPKLRPMGVNMELEGKKKNGEHFPVEVSLSPIQEENGLVVSAAIRDISERKYLNNWSKKTES, from the coding sequence ATGATATCTACTGCTATCAAAGATATTACTAAAAGAAAACAAGCAGAAGAGAAATTTAAACGATTACTAGAGGCAGCATCAGATGCTATGGTAATTGCTGATAATAAAGGCACCATTGTTTTAATAAATGAGCGAACACAATACTTGTTTGGTTATGCTAGGGAAGAGTTAATTGGACAAAAGATAGAAATTTTAATTCCAGATAAGTATCGAATGATACATTCACATCATAGGAGTAATTATGCTAGGAACCCCAAGTTGAGACCTATGGGTGTGAATATGGAACTGGAAGGTAAAAAGAAAAATGGGGAACACTTTCCTGTAGAAGTAAGCTTAAGTCCAATTCAAGAAGAAAATGGACTTGTAGTTTCTGCTGCTATAAGGGATATATCGGAAAGGAAATACCTAAACAATTGGAGCAAAAAAACCGAGAGTTAG
- a CDS encoding helix-turn-helix transcriptional regulator encodes MLYYKISNDINKVFDNVKREELLLILLQNQPELTAILFDYGMPQKVDLEEFMNRNYKFNVSIDRFAYLIGRSLSAFKRDFKQIFNDTPNR; translated from the coding sequence ATGTTATATTACAAAATTAGCAATGATATTAACAAAGTATTTGACAATGTAAAGCGTGAAGAGCTTTTGCTAATTTTATTACAGAATCAACCAGAACTAACAGCAATTTTATTTGATTATGGTATGCCCCAAAAAGTCGATCTAGAAGAGTTTATGAATCGCAATTATAAATTCAATGTAAGTATAGATCGCTTTGCCTATTTAATAGGTAGAAGTTTGTCTGCTTTTAAAAGAGATTTTAAACAGATTTTTAACGATACACCCAACCGATGA
- a CDS encoding response regulator encodes MLINKPKIKNILLVDDDEIVNFFNKTVISRAVYTENITISRDGIEALDYLQSSINDETPDLIMLDINMPRMDGWQFLDEYKNIKQNLKKHPVIIMLSSSNNSVEIEKARNSGEISAFKNKPLTGEKFQEIIDQFSTLFTNTLEEI; translated from the coding sequence ATGTTAATTAACAAACCTAAAATAAAAAACATCTTATTAGTTGACGACGACGAAATCGTAAATTTTTTTAATAAAACTGTAATTTCCAGAGCTGTATATACAGAAAATATTACCATAAGTAGAGATGGCATAGAAGCATTAGACTATTTGCAAAGTAGTATAAATGATGAAACCCCAGATCTAATTATGCTCGACATTAATATGCCTAGAATGGATGGATGGCAATTTTTAGATGAATATAAAAATATCAAACAAAATCTAAAGAAGCATCCGGTTATTATTATGCTTTCAAGTTCCAACAATTCTGTAGAAATAGAAAAAGCTCGTAATTCAGGGGAAATATCTGCTTTTAAAAACAAACCTTTAACGGGTGAAAAATTTCAAGAAATTATTGATCAATTTTCTACTTTATTCACAAATACTTTAGAAGAAATTTAA
- a CDS encoding PAS domain-containing protein: MIANSLKEPLNEIILRISLDGLITYCDSNAKSIYGYLPHELINLPYAILLPRENIDRYSEVFKSILLDKQIKFDESNRLLKNHTKVKVSVKYSSIKDGEGNIVGVAASENEFSEFTKSDYKYRGSYCISKQNGRESLWSCKARFNWKKY, translated from the coding sequence TTGATAGCTAATAGCTTAAAAGAACCTTTAAATGAAATTATTTTAAGGATTAGTTTAGATGGATTAATTACTTATTGTGATTCAAATGCCAAGTCTATTTATGGCTATTTGCCACATGAGCTGATTAACTTGCCATATGCTATTCTTTTGCCCAGAGAGAATATAGACCGTTATTCAGAAGTTTTTAAATCGATATTATTAGATAAACAAATTAAATTTGATGAGAGCAATAGGCTTTTAAAAAATCATACAAAAGTTAAAGTATCTGTAAAGTACTCGTCAATTAAAGACGGTGAAGGTAATATTGTTGGAGTTGCAGCTTCTGAAAATGAATTTTCGGAATTCACAAAAAGTGATTATAAATACCGAGGGTCATATTGTATTAGCAAACAAAATGGCAGAGAATCTCTTTGGTCATGCAAAGCAAGATTTAATTGGAAAAAATATTAG